Proteins co-encoded in one Lynx canadensis isolate LIC74 chromosome C1, mLynCan4.pri.v2, whole genome shotgun sequence genomic window:
- the LOC115520899 gene encoding 60S ribosomal protein L17-like: MHIQKATKNLKDVTFQKQCMPFCGYNGGVGRCAQAKQWGWTQAQWPKKSAEFLLHMLKNAENNDELQGLDVDSLVIEHIQVNKALKMWHRTSRPRRINPHGSSPCHIEMILTEKEQIISKPEEEVAQKKKISQKKLKKQKLMAQE, encoded by the coding sequence ATGCATATCCAAAAAGCAACCAAGAATCTGAAAGATGTCACTTTTCAGAAGCAATGTATGCCATTCTGTGGCTATAATGGTGGAGTTGGGAGGTGTGCCCAGGCCAAACAGTGGGGCTGGACACAGGCTCAGTGGCCCAAAAAGAGTGCTGAATTTTTACTGCACATGCttaaaaatgcagagaataaTGATGAACTTCAGGGTTTAGATGTAGATTCTCTCGTCATTGAGCACATCCAGGTGAACAAAGCCCTCAAGATGTGGCATAGAACTTCTAGGCCTCGTAGGATTAACCCACATGGGAGCTCTCCCTGCCACATTGAGATGATCCTTACTGAAAAGGAGCAGATTATTTCTAAACCAGAAGAGGAGGttgcacagaagaaaaagatatcccagaagaaactgaagaaacaaaaacttatggCCCAAGAGTAA